One genomic region from Pseudoduganella dura encodes:
- a CDS encoding DUF6765 family protein: MNIFTRHLNSLLPASAGSAAALRAIRSTGLRKGWLAGAVLAAAAGTVVACPGDAGPTGKCGAKAAPSGQKSGAASVDIGAGNPINVMTGNKYQREEDMAALPGVLGLEIVRHYNSLYSNSGAMPGLLGRGWKLSYETALVVSGQTLQVFQADGSSLMFSRDLANPARAVGADPARGSIAIRRSRQGGDEYVWRWIDGRELSFDQRGKLVQIKAATGEILSLMYDTKGLLVKVTDPQGRSLRLVYPDRRQAAGARFRGVHGIDSPVGRFAYEHDDAAGAAQRARVANLVRVRYPGGAESRQYHYEDAAHPSYLTGISIAGAAAGSRPATWRYATYAYQADGKAVLSTHANDVDKVTLRYDRPGLTTVTNSQGGRTVYRYATMADDYRLLEVRGAGCALCGPSNQRYTYDKLGRLTGVAQLDAQGIPLQQAQTELDRYGRVLRHSLVTYRGGRPGAAQLQARYEYGSATATGPTLIARPSVVPGKEALTRILYGRERTAHLPLAVRQTGFVPDYEGVGATAELRRATGYRYDAAGRLVEQDGPLPNADRDASPANSDISVTSYDSRTGLPLRNVAPGNVVSEVIERDQALRPVRMRVTDGQLVQTTTTRYNWRGQPLEIDVEAYFNDAAGKPDAATRQHRVRSYRYDAMGLLTSTTTGGVLTTHILYDAAGRPTHRILPDGSQIVLAHDSEGRKQSELRYAGATAGDLRNRIDFQYDGAGRLARVGDSLGVLRRNSYDQNGQLVASSNAMDIATRYDYDERGMLAQRTDADGTGDAAQIRLRRDILQQTTSVTDANGVVTERRYDDFGRKVMEANADRGVSLYRHDAAGRMVARVDQTGSTVRYTYDHANRLLALGVGAEPALTHYRYQGTRLAAVLVTRDGKPENVMEQTQFTYDALGQITEERRWLARVDAGQARGAALRTVALKPAAGLDFVTRSSYDSAGRLIKQVLPDGHTLSYRYAPQGAKLQQVLFDDQVVVGDIEQTIVGGMTGYTFGNGIRQQMRFDGRGRMTQLQAQRNAPETARWLDRLHAWWDDSKPAEPLVYRQDNRYDPAGRLVDLRRAHGAAGGLPAGVRREQFQYDAVNRLTAVAVDGAAPQRYEYDRGGNRLGIDNGAGPALRYSYAAGSNRLQAVSADTRGGPPQSAWLYHAAGMPLVQLASGASGLLNQRIAYNGGRRPAAVYAANSRPLVRYAYGSLGERVAKTVYGSDGAGRTSYSLYRDQRLTAETDADGRITAHYIYLYGKPVAKVDIVPERSAIARLWHKVGGAADAGTVARLSAIHTDHLGVPQAMTDARQRIVWLARSDAFGAATVLYAAQVDGQRASMPLRLPGQVYDAETGLHQNYYRDYDPRTGRYTTPDPMGLEGGLNPYAYVSSNPLANIDPLGLYESDIHYYTTFVLAMAAGLSQADARMLALGTQYVDENPLTEPMPSGVSLESMQNNAEALKKYHFVLPAGVNGDNMMNPSSDQLNNLENAAATAAAAGNRNACLQLAGEFLHTFEDTFSHRDPNNVSFDPVVNINVIRWGFLHLTVDQKNLGLGHGMFAHDPDYTYNHKGNEWGEWTTDNGGTVRLFLPPHPVDWKVNETRTLKMEEATFNKLLAYGDPSKAKSWSAISPFMAEFNAIKENETDTPKFTKKLDKLADLLKALKIEGVDLNGADRFSESEAAANREANLKNLKPADYNGIILPQQGKK; this comes from the coding sequence TTGAACATCTTCACCCGACATCTGAACTCGTTGTTGCCGGCAAGCGCCGGGAGTGCGGCGGCATTGCGAGCCATCCGCAGCACCGGACTGCGCAAGGGGTGGCTGGCCGGCGCGGTGCTGGCCGCGGCTGCGGGCACGGTTGTGGCTTGCCCCGGCGACGCCGGTCCCACCGGCAAATGCGGCGCAAAGGCCGCGCCGTCCGGCCAGAAGTCCGGTGCGGCCAGTGTCGACATCGGCGCCGGCAACCCGATCAATGTCATGACCGGCAACAAGTACCAGCGCGAAGAAGACATGGCCGCGCTGCCGGGGGTGCTGGGACTGGAGATCGTGCGCCACTACAACAGCCTCTACAGCAATAGCGGTGCGATGCCGGGGCTGCTCGGGCGGGGCTGGAAACTGTCCTATGAAACGGCACTGGTGGTCAGCGGCCAGACCTTGCAGGTGTTCCAGGCCGATGGCAGCAGCCTGATGTTCAGCCGCGACCTGGCCAACCCGGCGCGGGCGGTCGGCGCCGATCCCGCCCGGGGCAGCATCGCCATCCGGCGCAGCCGCCAGGGCGGCGACGAATATGTATGGCGCTGGATCGACGGGCGGGAGCTGAGCTTCGACCAGCGCGGCAAGCTGGTGCAGATCAAGGCCGCCACCGGCGAAATCCTCAGCCTGATGTATGACACCAAAGGCCTGCTGGTCAAGGTGACCGACCCGCAGGGGCGCAGCCTGCGGCTGGTGTATCCGGACCGCCGGCAGGCCGCGGGTGCGCGATTCCGTGGCGTGCACGGCATCGACAGCCCGGTGGGCCGCTTCGCGTACGAGCATGACGACGCGGCCGGCGCGGCGCAACGCGCGCGCGTTGCCAACCTGGTGCGCGTGCGCTACCCGGGCGGCGCCGAGAGCCGCCAGTACCATTACGAGGACGCCGCCCATCCCTCCTATCTGACCGGCATCAGCATCGCGGGCGCGGCCGCCGGAAGCCGCCCCGCCACCTGGCGTTACGCCACGTATGCCTACCAGGCGGACGGCAAGGCGGTGTTGTCGACCCATGCCAACGATGTCGACAAGGTCACGCTGCGCTACGACCGCCCCGGCCTGACCACGGTGACCAACAGCCAGGGCGGGCGGACCGTCTACCGCTACGCCACCATGGCCGACGACTATCGGCTGCTGGAAGTGCGCGGCGCCGGCTGCGCGCTGTGCGGGCCGAGCAACCAGCGCTACACCTACGACAAGCTGGGACGCCTGACCGGGGTGGCGCAGCTCGACGCGCAAGGCATACCGCTGCAGCAGGCACAGACCGAGCTCGATCGTTATGGACGGGTACTGCGGCACAGCCTGGTCACCTACCGCGGCGGACGCCCGGGCGCGGCGCAGCTGCAGGCGCGCTACGAATACGGCAGCGCCACGGCGACGGGACCGACGCTGATCGCGCGCCCCAGCGTGGTTCCGGGCAAGGAAGCGCTGACGCGCATCCTGTACGGGCGCGAGCGCACCGCGCACCTGCCGCTGGCGGTGCGGCAGACCGGTTTCGTACCGGATTATGAAGGCGTGGGCGCCACGGCGGAACTGCGCCGCGCCACCGGCTACCGTTACGATGCGGCCGGCCGCCTGGTCGAGCAGGACGGTCCGCTGCCCAATGCCGACCGCGACGCCAGCCCCGCCAACAGCGACATCAGCGTGACCAGCTACGACAGCCGCACCGGCCTGCCGCTGCGCAATGTCGCGCCGGGCAATGTCGTCAGCGAAGTCATCGAACGGGACCAGGCGCTGCGGCCGGTGCGCATGCGCGTGACCGACGGCCAGCTGGTGCAGACCACCACCACCCGCTACAACTGGCGCGGCCAGCCGCTGGAAATCGACGTCGAAGCGTACTTCAACGATGCCGCCGGCAAACCCGACGCGGCAACGCGCCAGCACCGCGTGCGCAGCTATCGCTATGACGCCATGGGCTTGCTGACCAGTACCACCACTGGCGGCGTGCTGACCACCCACATCCTGTACGACGCGGCTGGCCGGCCCACGCATCGCATCCTGCCGGACGGCAGCCAGATCGTGCTTGCCCACGACAGCGAAGGACGCAAGCAGTCGGAACTGCGTTACGCGGGTGCTACCGCGGGCGACCTGCGCAACCGCATCGATTTCCAGTACGACGGGGCCGGCCGGCTGGCCCGGGTCGGCGACAGCCTCGGCGTATTACGCCGCAACAGCTATGACCAGAATGGCCAGCTGGTGGCGAGCAGCAACGCGATGGATATCGCCACCCGTTACGACTACGACGAGCGCGGCATGCTGGCGCAGCGTACCGACGCCGATGGCACCGGCGATGCCGCGCAGATCCGCTTGCGCCGCGATATCCTGCAGCAGACGACCTCGGTCACCGATGCCAATGGGGTCGTGACGGAACGGCGCTACGACGATTTCGGCCGCAAGGTGATGGAAGCGAATGCCGATCGCGGCGTTTCGCTGTACCGGCACGACGCTGCGGGCCGCATGGTGGCGCGCGTGGACCAGACCGGCAGCACGGTACGCTACACCTATGACCACGCCAACCGCCTGCTGGCACTGGGCGTCGGCGCGGAGCCCGCGCTGACGCACTATCGCTACCAGGGAACGCGCCTGGCGGCGGTGCTGGTCACGCGCGACGGCAAGCCGGAAAACGTGATGGAACAAACGCAATTCACCTACGATGCGCTGGGCCAGATCACCGAAGAGCGGCGCTGGCTGGCCAGGGTGGATGCCGGGCAGGCGCGCGGCGCGGCGCTGCGCACTGTTGCGCTGAAGCCGGCTGCCGGACTCGATTTCGTTACCCGCAGCAGCTACGACAGTGCCGGCCGGCTGATCAAGCAGGTGCTGCCGGACGGGCACACGCTGAGTTACCGTTACGCGCCGCAGGGCGCCAAGCTGCAGCAGGTGCTGTTCGACGACCAGGTGGTGGTCGGCGACATCGAGCAGACCATCGTCGGCGGCATGACCGGCTACACGTTCGGCAACGGCATCCGCCAGCAGATGCGGTTCGACGGCCGCGGCCGGATGACGCAGCTGCAGGCGCAGCGCAACGCGCCGGAAACCGCGCGCTGGCTGGACCGGCTGCACGCCTGGTGGGACGACAGCAAGCCGGCCGAGCCGCTGGTATACCGCCAGGACAACCGCTACGATCCAGCGGGACGCCTGGTCGATCTTCGGCGCGCTCACGGCGCTGCGGGCGGATTGCCGGCCGGTGTGCGCCGCGAGCAATTCCAGTACGACGCTGTAAACCGGCTGACGGCGGTGGCAGTGGATGGCGCCGCGCCGCAGCGCTATGAGTACGACCGCGGCGGCAATCGCCTCGGCATCGACAACGGTGCCGGACCGGCGCTGCGGTATTCCTATGCCGCCGGCAGCAACCGGCTGCAGGCGGTATCGGCCGATACCCGCGGCGGGCCGCCGCAATCGGCCTGGCTGTATCACGCCGCAGGCATGCCGCTGGTCCAGCTGGCCAGTGGTGCGAGCGGCCTGCTCAACCAGCGCATCGCCTACAACGGCGGACGGCGGCCAGCGGCGGTGTATGCGGCGAATTCCCGCCCACTGGTGCGCTATGCCTACGGCAGCCTGGGCGAACGCGTCGCCAAAACGGTGTATGGCAGCGACGGCGCCGGACGGACCAGCTACAGCCTGTACCGGGACCAGCGCCTGACCGCGGAAACCGACGCCGACGGCCGCATTACCGCCCACTATATCTATTTGTACGGCAAGCCCGTGGCCAAGGTCGATATCGTGCCCGAACGCAGTGCGATTGCGCGCCTGTGGCACAAGGTCGGCGGTGCCGCCGATGCCGGTACCGTGGCACGGCTGTCGGCGATCCATACGGACCACCTGGGCGTGCCGCAAGCCATGACCGATGCGCGGCAGCGCATCGTCTGGCTGGCGCGCAGCGACGCGTTCGGCGCCGCCACCGTGCTGTATGCTGCCCAGGTCGATGGCCAGCGGGCCAGCATGCCGCTGCGCCTGCCCGGCCAGGTGTACGACGCGGAAACGGGCCTGCACCAGAATTACTACCGCGACTACGATCCGCGTACCGGCCGCTACACGACGCCCGATCCGATGGGGCTGGAAGGCGGGCTCAATCCGTACGCCTATGTGTCGTCTAATCCGCTGGCCAATATCGATCCGCTCGGCCTGTACGAGAGCGATATCCATTACTACACCACGTTCGTGCTGGCGATGGCGGCCGGGCTCAGCCAGGCGGATGCCCGCATGCTGGCGCTGGGCACGCAATATGTCGACGAGAACCCGTTGACGGAGCCGATGCCAAGCGGCGTCAGCCTGGAATCGATGCAGAACAATGCCGAAGCACTGAAGAAATATCACTTCGTGCTGCCCGCCGGCGTCAATGGCGACAACATGATGAATCCGAGCAGCGACCAGTTGAACAACCTGGAGAACGCGGCAGCCACTGCGGCGGCGGCGGGAAACCGCAATGCATGCCTTCAACTCGCCGGAGAATTCCTCCACACGTTCGAGGATACATTCTCGCATCGGGACCCCAACAACGTCTCGTTCGATCCGGTCGTGAATATCAACGTGATACGCTGGGGATTCCTGCACCTGACAGTCGACCAGAAAAACCTGGGGCTCGGCCACGGCATGTTTGCCCACGATCCCGACTATACATACAACCACAAGGGCAATGAGTGGGGCGAATGGACGACGGATAATGGCGGCACGGTCAGATTGTTCCTTCCGCCCCACCCCGTCGACTGGAAAGTCAACGAGACGCGTACGCTGAAGATGGAGGAAGCCACATTCAACAAGCTATTGGCTTACGGTGACCCGTCGAAGGCGAAAAGCTGGTCTGCCATCAGCCCGTTCATGGCGGAATTCAATGCCATCAAGGAGAACGAAACCGATACCCCTAAATTTACGAAGAAGTTGGATAAGCTGGCAGATTTGTTGAAGGCGCTCAAGATCGAGGGTGTCGATCTGAATGGTGCCGATCGTTTCAGCGAATCCGAGGCTGCGGCCAATCGGGAAGCGAATCTGAAGAACCTCAAGCCGGCCGATTACAATGGAATCATTCTGCCCCAACAAGGAAAGAAATAA
- a CDS encoding right-handed parallel beta-helix repeat-containing protein, whose translation MNSQHLIGVAAILMITGLLRVNAEEIGGGQLVWLLLSEGVKQQFVPSPATSVSQVQPKPAVVQARKDAHSCEVLQWDRDKFNKPVMGIFRPGKYCLDQDYEFDCSFFNHGCAGQMIEIRASNVDLDFRGHTLRMSGTRGYIGVWGLGQNIRVHNGRIQGAGLGVTLMNRGASPGNAYPVLEVKTKDVFSDTGFVVEHMQFSDVLTAVEVAGSGNRIRDNVIDARLDAKAASGLPFALLSYGPSARIEHNTFRLHDLTPGSSGYAMYLRSADGTVVEGNTVRVDDTPTGTIGVGLSSSKSVVLRRNRIDTEKSVELDRRSSMIQ comes from the coding sequence ATGAATTCACAGCATCTTATCGGCGTCGCAGCGATCCTGATGATTACAGGATTGCTGCGCGTGAACGCCGAGGAGATTGGGGGCGGACAGCTGGTCTGGCTCTTGCTGAGCGAAGGCGTCAAGCAGCAATTCGTACCGAGTCCGGCGACTAGCGTTTCCCAAGTGCAACCGAAGCCTGCGGTTGTTCAGGCAAGGAAGGATGCTCACAGCTGCGAGGTATTGCAGTGGGATCGTGACAAGTTTAACAAGCCTGTAATGGGTATTTTTCGCCCTGGAAAGTATTGTCTGGACCAGGATTACGAGTTCGATTGCTCCTTTTTTAATCACGGCTGTGCTGGCCAGATGATCGAAATCCGCGCCAGCAATGTCGATCTCGACTTCCGTGGTCATACGCTGCGCATGTCCGGAACCCGGGGTTACATCGGCGTATGGGGATTAGGCCAGAATATCCGCGTCCATAACGGCCGTATCCAGGGCGCCGGCCTGGGCGTAACACTGATGAATCGTGGCGCTTCGCCAGGCAATGCCTATCCCGTACTGGAGGTCAAAACGAAGGATGTCTTCAGCGATACCGGCTTCGTGGTGGAGCACATGCAGTTCAGCGACGTGCTCACGGCAGTCGAAGTCGCTGGCAGCGGCAACAGAATCCGCGACAACGTGATCGATGCTCGACTCGACGCCAAGGCCGCCAGCGGCCTGCCCTTTGCACTGCTCAGCTACGGCCCATCGGCGCGCATCGAGCACAATACTTTCCGCTTGCATGACCTTACGCCAGGCTCGAGCGGCTACGCGATGTATCTGCGTTCTGCCGATGGCACGGTCGTCGAGGGCAATACCGTGCGTGTGGACGACACGCCTACCGGCACCATCGGCGTCGGGCTGAGCAGCAGCAAGAGCGTTGTATTGCGGCGGAACCGGATCGATACGGAAAAATCCGTTGAGCTCGATAGGCGCAGCAGCATGATTCAATGA
- a CDS encoding NosD domain-containing protein yields the protein MNSKHAISVATILLITVMPRVSAEEIGGGQLVWLLLSEGIKQQFRPLAAASGQETRAAPAVVSAQKAPNACEVLQWDREAFGKPSMSIFRPGKYCLDQDYEFNCSIFDHGCGGKMIEIRASNVDLDFRGHTLRLSGTRGYSGVWGFGQNIRVHNGRIEGAGAGIMLMNRNNSPQVAYPAMLINEKDVFTETNFVVENMQFSNVVTAVMMAGIGNQIRDNQIDATLSAKTTSGPPFALLSYGPSARIERNTLRLHDLTPGSNGYAIYLRSADGTVVEGNTVHVDDTPNGTIGVGLSNSKGVSLRRNRIDTEKSTELDGRSNMQQ from the coding sequence ATGAATTCAAAGCATGCTATCAGCGTCGCAACGATCCTGCTAATTACAGTGATGCCGCGCGTCAGCGCCGAGGAGATCGGCGGCGGACAACTGGTGTGGCTGTTGCTAAGCGAAGGTATCAAGCAGCAGTTCAGGCCTCTTGCGGCGGCAAGCGGTCAGGAGACGCGGGCGGCGCCCGCGGTGGTATCAGCGCAGAAAGCTCCCAACGCGTGTGAGGTACTTCAGTGGGACCGTGAAGCGTTCGGCAAGCCCTCTATGAGCATATTTCGCCCTGGCAAATACTGCCTGGACCAGGATTATGAATTCAACTGCTCAATTTTTGATCATGGCTGTGGTGGCAAGATGATCGAAATCCGGGCCAGCAATGTCGACCTTGATTTTCGTGGTCATACGCTACGCCTGTCCGGGACACGCGGCTACAGCGGCGTGTGGGGATTTGGCCAGAACATTCGTGTTCACAACGGTCGCATTGAAGGGGCCGGTGCAGGCATCATGCTTATGAACCGGAACAATTCTCCTCAGGTTGCGTATCCCGCCATGCTAATTAACGAGAAAGACGTTTTTACTGAAACCAACTTTGTCGTGGAAAACATGCAGTTTAGCAATGTGGTCACTGCGGTCATGATGGCTGGCATAGGCAACCAGATCCGCGATAACCAGATTGATGCCACGCTCAGCGCCAAGACTACCAGCGGCCCGCCGTTTGCGCTGCTCAGCTATGGCCCGTCCGCGCGCATCGAGCGCAATACTTTGCGCTTGCATGACCTCACGCCAGGATCGAACGGCTATGCGATATATCTGCGTTCTGCCGATGGCACGGTCGTTGAGGGCAATACCGTGCATGTAGATGACACGCCCAACGGCACCATTGGCGTCGGGCTGAGTAACAGCAAAGGCGTCTCATTGCGACGAAACCGGATCGATACGGAAAAATCTACTGAGCTCGATGGGCGCAGCAACATGCAGCAATGA
- a CDS encoding NosD domain-containing protein encodes MNSKHAIGVAAILLITVMPRVSADEIGGGQLVWLLLSEGIKQQFRPRSVTSGQDTQSAPRVAPAQKGSNECEVLQWDRKAFRKPSLAIFRPGKYCLDQDYEFNCSIFDHGCGGKMIEIRASNVDLDFRGHTLRLSGTRGYGGVWGLGQNIRIHNGRIEGAGAGITLMNRGSSPQNGYPSRPLNTEDVFTDTGFVVERMEFSDVLFAVMVAGSGNRIRDNVIDATLDAKASSGPPVALLSYGPSARIERNTLRLHDLTPGSNGYAIYLRSADGTVAEGNTVRVDDTPTGTIGVGLSNSKGVSLRRNRFDTEKSTELDGSSSMQQ; translated from the coding sequence ATGAATTCAAAGCATGCTATCGGCGTCGCAGCGATCCTGCTAATTACAGTGATGCCGCGCGTCAGCGCCGACGAGATCGGCGGCGGACAACTGGTGTGGCTTTTGCTGAGCGAAGGCATCAAGCAGCAGTTCAGGCCTCGTTCGGTGACAAGCGGTCAGGATACGCAATCGGCGCCCAGGGTGGCGCCAGCGCAGAAAGGTTCGAACGAGTGCGAAGTACTTCAGTGGGACCGTAAAGCGTTCCGCAAGCCTTCGCTGGCCATCTTTCGCCCTGGCAAATACTGCCTGGACCAGGACTATGAATTCAACTGCTCAATTTTTGATCATGGCTGTGGTGGCAAGATGATCGAAATCCGGGCCAGCAATGTTGACCTTGATTTTCGTGGTCATACGCTACGCCTGTCCGGGACACGCGGCTACGGCGGCGTGTGGGGATTAGGCCAGAATATTCGCATTCACAACGGTCGTATCGAAGGCGCCGGAGCCGGCATCACGCTGATGAACCGTGGCAGTTCCCCTCAGAATGGCTATCCCTCCAGGCCGCTCAACACGGAAGATGTCTTCACCGATACCGGCTTCGTGGTGGAGCGCATGGAGTTCAGCGACGTGCTCTTTGCGGTGATGGTCGCCGGCAGCGGCAACCGGATCCGCGACAACGTGATCGATGCCACGCTCGACGCCAAGGCCAGCAGCGGGCCGCCCGTTGCGCTGCTCAGCTATGGCCCTTCCGCGCGCATCGAGCGCAATACTTTGCGCCTGCATGACCTCACGCCAGGATCGAACGGCTATGCGATCTATCTGCGTTCCGCCGATGGCACGGTCGCCGAGGGCAATACCGTGCGCGTGGATGACACGCCCACCGGCACGATTGGTGTCGGGCTGAGCAACAGCAAAGGCGTCTCGTTGCGACGGAACCGGTTCGATACGGAAAAATCCACTGAGCTCGACGGGAGCAGCAGCATGCAGCAATGA
- a CDS encoding right-handed parallel beta-helix repeat-containing protein: protein MNPKRWKIESIQWQKTAPGPAVEANRNANLKNIYPAGYTARPNDEQKSTMNSKHAIGVAAILLITVMPRVSAEEIGGGQLVWLLLSEGIKQQLRPRSATSGQDTQSAPAVAPAQKGPNECEVLQWDLKAFRMPSLGISRPGKYCLDQDYEVECSIFSHGCSGELIHIRASNVDLDFRGHTLRVSGARGYGGVWGLGQNIRVHNGRIEGAGAGIILANRGSSPLRAFPSMPPNSDDFFTNTGFVVEHMEFSDVNSAVMVSGSGNQIRDNKISATLHSTSSAKTSFALLSYGPSARIERNTFRLHDLTPGSNGYAIYLRSADGSIVEGNTVRVDDTPSGTIGVGLSNSKDISLRRNRIDTEKSTELDGRSSLQSTNLNNIERKDE from the coding sequence ATGAATCCGAAGCGTTGGAAAATCGAATCGATTCAGTGGCAGAAGACTGCGCCCGGGCCAGCGGTAGAGGCCAATCGGAACGCCAACCTCAAGAACATTTACCCGGCTGGCTACACTGCGCGACCCAACGATGAACAGAAATCCACGATGAATTCAAAGCATGCTATCGGCGTCGCAGCGATCCTGCTAATTACAGTGATGCCGCGCGTCAGCGCCGAGGAGATCGGCGGCGGGCAACTGGTGTGGCTTTTGCTGAGCGAAGGTATCAAGCAGCAGTTAAGGCCTCGTTCGGCGACAAGCGGTCAGGATACGCAATCGGCGCCCGCGGTGGCGCCAGCGCAGAAAGGGCCGAACGAGTGCGAAGTACTGCAGTGGGACCTTAAAGCGTTCCGCATGCCTTCGCTGGGCATCTCTCGCCCTGGAAAATATTGCCTTGATCAGGATTATGAGGTCGAATGCTCGATTTTTAGTCATGGCTGCAGTGGCGAACTGATCCATATCCGCGCTAGTAATGTCGATCTGGATTTCCGTGGCCACACGCTGCGCGTGTCAGGGGCACGCGGTTATGGTGGCGTCTGGGGATTGGGTCAGAATATCCGGGTTCATAATGGTCGTATCGAAGGGGCCGGCGCTGGGATCATATTAGCGAACCGGGGCAGCTCTCCCCTGCGGGCTTTCCCTAGCATGCCCCCTAATTCGGATGACTTTTTTACCAATACAGGATTCGTGGTGGAGCACATGGAATTCAGTGACGTCAACAGCGCGGTTATGGTCTCCGGCAGCGGGAATCAGATCCGCGATAACAAGATAAGCGCCACTCTCCATAGCACGAGCAGTGCCAAAACATCTTTCGCGCTGCTCAGCTACGGCCCATCCGCGCGTATCGAGCGCAATACTTTCCGCTTGCATGACCTCACGCCAGGATCGAACGGCTATGCGATATACCTGCGCTCCGCCGATGGCTCGATCGTCGAGGGCAATACCGTGCGTGTGGATGACACGCCCTCCGGCACGATTGGCGTCGGGTTGAGCAACAGTAAGGACATCTCGTTGCGGCGAAACCGGATCGATACGGAAAAATCCACCGAACTCGATGGGCGTA